The Aureispira anguillae genome contains a region encoding:
- a CDS encoding CHAT domain-containing tetratricopeptide repeat protein, with translation MKYIFIVFSCFLGSMLYAQDDLNPQELIQYSFDELDTLYKHSQQDFQAALIYAQVLANKAKLTYGEADTTYGVRLISLGMQHYYLGSYQKTVEAWTRAKEIFESSWGVEDPEYISVLGNIALLYYYLGNYKDSEALTLEVKAIRARTVGKKHEEYAFILNNLGLLYWRTGRYDKAEGIYLEAKQIMEQTIGETHQEYANVISNLASLYYEMGRHEEVEPLYLQTKEIMAKTQGTEHPRYTACLTNLAGLYITLDEPQKAEKLYLEAQDISKRTIGKEHPEYSIGLHSLGVLYYNTNRLKEALVVLLEAKQLLAKSVGTKYHEYLSVLNSLGRIYLKMGALEQAHQACLEAKNTSTAIFGKRHQLYFTSLYRLTSIHIAQKKYTKAWDLCWESIASNTGQAHLNRGIDEDWSAQLLEAVYFSKTEMENTLETMYQLLGREQTIENLKKQIIVASLAVDLLEKNRQEYIGESDQLRLLSQSGIWTNRAIEVLAKLESLAYSGKNKALAFQFAERNKSVLLYNAIQTERAYVFGGLPDSLVLKEKNLYEEKLSLKAALLEELPKEEEQELQKELVAINLDLNAFKEEVELKYPKYSQLKYQQSTISVEALQAALDEKTAMIEYVISDSLVYIFYIDQQEIDLVARPIRKHELTEAIQKMHAVLSGYQFVIKEPKLAYYTYAKYAHWLYQELLAPVLKGKEQLQNLVIITDGELGHLPFETFLVEDAAQKEDYKKLHYLLNDYTVSYAYSALLWKENQRGNKKRQAKYQMLALAAAYNLSDTANLDHLLPAYQTLRKNLHPIVNTQKEVEMLANSFDGTFLKGAPANEHFFKQIAKDYSILHLAMHGVLNRRSPALSALAFSENKDGKEDNFLQAYEISQLNLNADLVVLSACETGYGEFEEGNGIASLARSFMYAGVPSLVVSLWPVNDHSTKFIMKGFYDHLKAGLGKAAALRQAKLDYLASAKGLSTNPAFWSPFIQLGAIEPVRLAPKSNKKMYLWMAIGAVVLGAFLFLFWRNKNKEI, from the coding sequence ATGAAATATATATTCATTGTTTTTAGTTGTTTTTTGGGGAGCATGCTCTATGCTCAAGATGATCTAAATCCCCAAGAGTTGATTCAATATTCTTTTGATGAATTGGATACCTTATATAAGCATTCACAACAAGATTTTCAGGCAGCACTGATTTATGCTCAAGTATTAGCCAATAAAGCAAAGTTGACCTATGGGGAAGCAGATACTACGTATGGGGTAAGGCTAATCAGTTTAGGAATGCAACATTATTATTTAGGAAGTTATCAAAAGACAGTAGAGGCATGGACTAGAGCCAAAGAAATTTTTGAAAGCAGTTGGGGCGTGGAGGACCCTGAGTACATTAGTGTATTGGGGAACATTGCATTGTTGTATTATTACTTAGGAAATTACAAAGATTCCGAAGCTTTGACCTTGGAAGTGAAGGCAATTCGAGCTAGAACAGTGGGCAAAAAACATGAGGAATATGCTTTTATTTTGAATAATTTAGGCTTGCTATATTGGAGAACAGGACGCTATGATAAAGCAGAAGGAATTTATTTAGAGGCCAAGCAAATCATGGAGCAAACGATAGGAGAAACGCACCAAGAATATGCTAATGTAATTAGTAATTTGGCTTCTTTGTATTATGAAATGGGGCGACATGAAGAAGTAGAACCGTTGTATTTACAAACGAAAGAAATAATGGCTAAAACTCAAGGGACAGAGCATCCTAGGTATACGGCTTGTTTGACCAATTTAGCAGGTTTGTACATTACTTTGGACGAACCCCAAAAAGCAGAAAAATTATATTTAGAGGCGCAAGATATTAGTAAGAGAACAATCGGAAAAGAACACCCTGAATATTCTATTGGTCTCCATAGTCTTGGGGTTTTGTATTACAATACCAATCGTTTAAAAGAGGCTTTGGTGGTACTATTAGAGGCCAAGCAACTTTTGGCAAAATCAGTGGGGACTAAATATCATGAATATTTGAGCGTTCTGAATAGCTTGGGGCGAATTTATCTAAAAATGGGGGCTTTAGAGCAAGCTCATCAGGCTTGTTTGGAAGCAAAAAACACAAGTACAGCAATTTTTGGCAAGCGACATCAGCTTTATTTCACCAGTTTGTATCGATTGACCTCTATCCATATTGCTCAAAAAAAATATACCAAGGCTTGGGACTTATGTTGGGAAAGTATTGCTTCCAATACAGGACAAGCCCATTTGAATAGGGGGATTGATGAGGACTGGTCTGCTCAACTTCTAGAGGCTGTTTATTTTTCTAAAACAGAAATGGAAAATACCTTGGAGACCATGTATCAACTATTGGGAAGAGAACAAACAATAGAAAACCTAAAAAAGCAAATTATTGTAGCCAGTTTAGCCGTTGATTTATTAGAAAAGAATCGACAAGAATACATTGGAGAATCCGATCAATTGCGTCTTTTGTCTCAAAGTGGTATATGGACAAATCGAGCAATAGAGGTATTGGCTAAATTAGAGTCGTTAGCGTATTCAGGAAAAAATAAAGCCCTTGCTTTCCAATTTGCGGAACGAAATAAATCGGTGCTTTTATACAATGCGATTCAAACAGAACGAGCTTATGTTTTTGGTGGCTTACCAGATTCGTTGGTGCTCAAAGAAAAGAACTTGTACGAAGAAAAATTAAGCCTAAAAGCTGCTTTGTTGGAGGAGTTGCCAAAGGAAGAAGAACAAGAACTGCAAAAAGAGTTGGTGGCAATTAATTTAGACTTGAACGCCTTTAAAGAAGAAGTAGAACTCAAATATCCTAAATATAGCCAACTCAAATACCAACAATCTACCATTTCTGTAGAAGCTCTACAAGCCGCACTAGATGAGAAAACGGCAATGATTGAGTATGTTATCAGCGATTCTTTGGTGTATATATTTTATATTGATCAACAAGAGATAGATTTAGTTGCTCGACCCATTCGTAAGCACGAACTCACAGAAGCCATCCAAAAAATGCATGCTGTTTTGAGCGGTTACCAATTTGTTATAAAGGAACCCAAATTAGCTTATTATACCTATGCAAAATATGCCCACTGGTTGTATCAAGAATTATTAGCACCTGTATTAAAAGGAAAGGAGCAGCTCCAAAACCTGGTCATTATTACGGATGGAGAGTTGGGACACCTGCCTTTTGAGACTTTTTTGGTAGAAGATGCTGCACAAAAAGAAGATTACAAAAAATTACATTATTTACTGAACGATTATACGGTAAGCTATGCTTATTCCGCCCTGCTTTGGAAAGAAAACCAACGGGGGAATAAAAAACGCCAAGCGAAGTATCAGATGTTAGCATTAGCCGCAGCCTATAACTTAAGCGATACGGCTAATTTAGATCATCTATTGCCTGCCTACCAAACATTGCGCAAAAACTTGCATCCTATTGTAAATACGCAAAAGGAAGTAGAGATGTTGGCCAATTCATTTGACGGAACTTTTTTGAAAGGAGCTCCTGCTAATGAACATTTTTTTAAACAAATAGCGAAGGATTATAGTATTCTTCATTTGGCAATGCATGGGGTACTCAATCGCCGTAGCCCTGCACTGTCTGCCCTTGCTTTTAGTGAAAATAAGGATGGTAAAGAGGATAATTTTTTGCAAGCCTATGAAATTTCTCAGTTAAACCTAAATGCTGATTTAGTTGTTTTGTCAGCTTGCGAAACTGGCTATGGAGAATTTGAAGAAGGGAATGGAATTGCTTCGTTGGCTAGATCATTTATGTATGCAGGAGTGCCCTCGTTGGTGGTTTCTCTTTGGCCTGTTAATGACCATTCTACCAAATTTATCATGAAGGGCTTTTACGACCACTTAAAGGCAGGATTGGGTAAAGCAGCTGCTTTGAGGCAGGCAAAACTGGATTATCTAGCTTCCGCAAAAGGATTGAGTACTAACCCTGCTTTTTGGTCTCCTTTTATACAGTTGGGAGCGATAGAGCCAGTTCGTTTAGCCCCCAAATCCAATAAAAAGATGTATTTATGGATGGCTATCGGAGCTGTTGTATTAGGTGCTTTTCTGTTCTTA
- a CDS encoding YifB family Mg chelatase-like AAA ATPase: MLVKTFASAVEGIDAQTITIEVSAGGQIVQGKPGYSLVGLPDNAVKEGYWRIETALKEIGYRIPRIKIIINMAPADLKKEGSYYDLPIAIGVMAASKQIPHHLLDQYILMGELSLDGTLRPIKGALPIAIQARKEGFKGIILPKENAREAAIVNQIAVYGVEHIKEVVNFFQGEQELKATIVDTREEFSYNQTLFSVNFSDVKGQRSIKRAMEIAAAGGHNLILIGPPGAGKTMLAKRFPSILPPLNLGEALETTKIHSVVGLLPSDCALIYERPFRNPHHTISDVALVGGGNYPRPGEISLAHNGVLFLDELPEFKRSVLEVLRQPMEARKITISRSKFTVDYPASFMLVASMNPCPCGYYTHPEKDCVCSPNAVQNYLNKISGPLMDRIDLHIEVKPVNYDELSDERPQESSEEILERVIAVRLLQTQRYQQDANIHCNAQMESKHIQTYCQLNKASQLLLKRAMAHFQLSARAYDRILKVARTIADLSNKETVQAEHIAEAIQFRSLDKENWVQ, translated from the coding sequence ATGCTAGTAAAAACATTCGCCAGTGCAGTAGAAGGAATCGATGCTCAAACCATTACAATAGAGGTTAGTGCAGGAGGGCAAATTGTCCAAGGCAAACCTGGCTATTCTTTAGTTGGTTTACCAGACAATGCGGTCAAAGAGGGATATTGGCGAATAGAAACAGCACTCAAAGAAATAGGCTATCGTATTCCTCGCATCAAGATCATTATTAATATGGCTCCTGCTGATCTAAAAAAAGAAGGATCTTATTATGATTTACCCATTGCAATTGGTGTCATGGCAGCCAGCAAACAGATACCACACCATTTGCTCGATCAATATATTTTGATGGGAGAATTGTCCTTGGATGGCACCTTACGTCCCATAAAAGGTGCGTTGCCCATTGCCATTCAGGCTCGAAAAGAAGGCTTTAAAGGAATCATTTTGCCCAAAGAAAACGCCAGAGAAGCGGCTATTGTTAATCAAATTGCTGTTTATGGCGTAGAACATATCAAAGAAGTCGTCAACTTTTTTCAAGGAGAACAAGAATTAAAAGCAACAATTGTTGATACTAGGGAAGAATTCTCTTATAATCAAACGCTATTTTCGGTCAACTTTTCTGATGTAAAAGGACAACGTAGCATCAAGCGAGCCATGGAAATTGCAGCCGCAGGTGGACACAATCTTATTCTTATTGGTCCTCCTGGAGCAGGAAAGACGATGTTAGCCAAACGCTTCCCCAGCATTTTGCCTCCCTTAAATTTAGGAGAAGCATTAGAAACAACCAAAATCCATTCTGTTGTTGGGTTATTACCTTCTGATTGTGCATTGATCTATGAGCGCCCCTTTAGAAACCCTCACCATACAATTAGTGATGTTGCCTTAGTCGGTGGAGGCAACTATCCACGTCCTGGTGAAATTTCCTTGGCACATAATGGCGTGCTTTTTTTAGATGAACTACCAGAGTTTAAGCGTTCTGTCCTCGAAGTGCTGCGCCAACCCATGGAAGCTAGGAAAATAACGATTTCCCGTTCTAAGTTTACGGTAGATTATCCCGCTAGTTTTATGCTCGTTGCTTCTATGAATCCTTGCCCCTGCGGTTATTATACCCATCCAGAGAAAGATTGTGTTTGCTCTCCCAACGCCGTTCAAAATTATTTAAACAAAATTTCGGGTCCTCTCATGGATCGAATTGATCTCCACATTGAGGTGAAACCAGTAAATTATGATGAATTATCCGATGAGCGCCCCCAAGAAAGCAGTGAAGAAATATTGGAACGTGTAATTGCTGTTCGCTTGCTACAAACACAGCGTTATCAACAAGATGCCAACATACATTGCAATGCTCAAATGGAGTCCAAACACATCCAAACTTATTGTCAATTGAACAAAGCAAGCCAACTGTTACTCAAGCGGGCAATGGCACATTTTCAACTTTCGGCTCGTGCCTATGATCGAATTCTCAAAGTAGCTAGAACCATTGCGGATTTATCGAACAAAGAAACCGTCCAGGCAGAGCATATTGCCGAAGCGATTCAATTTCGTAGTTTGGACAAAGAAAACTGGGTACAGTAA